In Tamandua tetradactyla isolate mTamTet1 chromosome 1 unlocalized genomic scaffold, mTamTet1.pri SUPER_1_unloc_1, whole genome shotgun sequence, the following are encoded in one genomic region:
- the LOC143672694 gene encoding olfactory receptor 4P4-like, with product MGHENITEFILLGLFSDEDVKATCFVLFSLCYLAILFGNLLILLTIRGRHLSEQPMYFFFSILSFMDVCFTSTVAPKLIKDLLVQWKTISYNSCMTQMFFAHFFGATEIFTLVAMAYDHYAAICRPLHYMIIMSKQMCYVLVMAFCIGAFIHSIVHVLIVIGLPFCGPNQVDHYFCDIFPLLKLACTDTSLLVIAIITTTGVSSILTFLALVISYIIILSVLRTHSSDSHHKTLSTCGSHTTVLLIFTFVTTVDSVSNNKVFALFYTVIAPLFNPLTYTLRNVDMKNAMKKVWCRDKLFEGK from the coding sequence ATGGGACATGAAAATATCACTGAATTTATCCTCTTAGGCCTTTTTAGTGATGAGGATGTGAAGGCTACCTGCTTTGTGCTGTTCTCACTTTGCTATCTTGCAATTCTTTTTGGAAACCTGCTCATTCTGCTCACCATAAGAGGCAGACATCTCAGTGAGCAacccatgtattttttcttcagtattcTGTCTTTCATGGATGTCTGCTTCACCTCAACTGTGGCTCCCAAACTGATCAAAGACTTACTGGTCCAATGGAAGACCATCTCCTACAACAGCTGCATGACCCAGATGTTTTTTGCTCACTTCTTTGGTGCCACTGAGATTTTCACCTTGGTGGCCATGGCTTATGACCACTATGCAGCCATCTGCAGACCCCTTCATTACATGATCATCATGAGCAAACAGATGTGCTATGTCTTGGTGATGGCCTTCTGTATTGGAGCATTTATCCATTCAATTGTGCATGTATTGATTGTCATAGGACTTCCCTTCTGTGGCCCAAATCAGGTAGACCACTATTTCTGTGACATATTTCCCTTGCTAAAGCTGGCCTGCACTGACACCAGTCTGTTGGTTATTGCAATTATAACCACCACAGGAGTATCGTCCATTTTGACCTTCCTTGCCTTGGTGATTTCCTACATCATCATCCTGTCCGTCCTGAGGACCCACTCATCTGACAGCCACCACAAAACCCTCTCCACCTGTGGCTCACACACTACCGTGTTGCTCATCTTCACCTTTGTCACCACGGTTGATTCTGTCAGTAATAACAAggtgtttgctttgttttacacCGTGATTGCCCCCTTGTTCAACCCCCTCACCTACACACTGAGAAATGTTGATATGAAGAATGCCATGAAGAAAGTGTGGTGCCGAGACAAGCTGTTTGAAGGGAAATGA